The genomic stretch TGCGAGGCCACTGGTGGGTTGTGCCACTGGAGGACATCCAACGATGCCAAAGGTGACCATCGAAGTGCCGGAAGGATTCGAGGACAGCGTCAAGGCGCTGGAGGAGACGCTGAAGCGCGCCCACCGAGGGGTGGAGGGAGCGAGCAGAGGGGACCTGGCCGCGTTCGACGCCGCATGGCAGGAGTTGAATGCCGGAGCGGAACAAACGGAGCGGTTGATTCGACTGGGGAGCCTATGGTTCAGTTACCGCAGAAGCTGTGCTGGAAGATGGCACGGTTCTGACGGCTCGATTCAGAGACACTGGCGACAATCCAATGCGTATTCCCAAACGGGAAAGCACGTCATATATCGCGGACTCTTGGAAACTGGCGGCAGGGGTGGCGGACCTTCCTGACTCTTCAGATGAAGAGACCTTGAGCGGGGGCGCTGGTGATGGACATTCCGGCGATGGATTGACTCTCTATGAGGAGTATCGTGGCTTTGTTGCGAACGGGCAATGGGGGACCACGGATCCAGCCAAGGTTGAATTCCATGTTTACAATGGACTTCACCCCTACCCATCAATACTCACTCAAGTGACCGCAGGAATCCAGACATTCAAGAACGCGACTGGGCTCAATGTCCATTCCAACTACAGAGAGGCTGATTTTGAACAGGCATCAGACCCCTCTGATATCGACCCTTCCAAGCGCGTCATCAACTTCAATGCATTACACGAAGGTGGACGGCATCGCGTTGATCAGCACATCATCATGCTCATTCCGTCAATCAACCCATTGTCCGTCGTATCACAGGCACACCGTGGCCCCAGTAGCCCCGTCAACATTCCCATGATTGAGATCGGGCAGATGACCGACCCTGGGGACATCGCAGGCACCGTTGCGCATGAGCTCGCACATAGCGCCAACGTCCCTCATCACGGGGAAAATGGCCACGATTTCGTCACCTGGATACCTCAACTCACTGACTATCTTGAAATCTCCACCGCAACTCCTGCGCCAGGAGTTCCTATTACTCTGCGAATGGAGGCGGACGGGAGTCTAGCTCCAATCCTGGCAAATCCATTGCAAATGCTACTACTCTCGATCGAAGTCACAGATCCAACGAAGGGTAGTCGATTCGGAGGAGACGAGAATTGCCTAATACGATATTGCGGAGCAAACGCAGTGAAATGGAACAGCAAGCCGTCTGCGGAGCGATTTCTCATTCTTCCAAGAGAAACGCCGGGAACGCAGTTGTGTTCAGATGGCCTCGGCAAGACTTTCAATGCAACCGTGAGACCTGACTACTCCCCTCCAGAGAGCCGACCTTCGCGCCACGGACATGCCGCGCCCAATCGCGGCAACTGCATACACCGGGTCTGCATCAATGATGCTCACGCACACATTCCCCAGAACGCCCCATGATCCAAAACATCACAAAAACTGCCTTGTTTCTCATGTTGCTTGGACTTCATGGCGGACGTGCTCAGGCATCCATGCCAGGAGAACCGCAAGGAACACGCTCGCCTGAGACCAATCCAGAGCTTATTATCGAATTCAACACTGCACACCTTCGAAAGGGATGGCCGCTCGTCTTGTCGATCGGCTTGTTTCAGCCGCGAGCAGTCACGACAGAAGAACAAGTGCGTTCCGCAGGAGCTTTCGTCATTAATCCCCCTCGCGAGGGATGGGAAGAGCACCTGTCCATTGAAATTCTCTTTCGACAGAACCGGAAAAACGAACAGACGCACCTCCCACTTCAGAAAATAAGTATCCGCCCGCGCCAATTGACTTTGTCTTCCGATAAATCCAGCTTGCTCTTGCGCTACGTCTTGCCGCCAGAGGAAACGGCAAAACTGGCCACCGGCAAGTACTTTGTCAATGCCAAGCTGGACACAACGCGCGTCGCGACTGGTGGATGGACAGGGACTCTTAACACATCCCAGGTGCTTTCCGTGGAAGAGCCGTCTTTAGACCAACCTGCAAACGAAGGCTGTCCTCGTGCACTGGCGAACTCCGACTACTTCGACGCGATAGGGAATCCTGAAAAGGCCCTCACGGTCCTGAATGAGTATTTACCAGCGGCTCAACCAGGAACGGCAGCAACGTGCTTGAATCGGCGGGCCATGCTTGCCGAAGCGTCAGGGGATCTGAAGTTGGCACGGGAGTACTATTGCAAGGCTTCTGCAGATTCTTGGGTGAACCTTCTCGCGATGGAGAAGTCGAGAAAGAAGGGGGAGCAGGCGCCGTTCTATGCTCGTTCCATTTTCAGTACAAATTGTGAGCGTCTGACCGATGTGACTGGCAAGACGCAGTAGACTTCAGTCGATGTAGAGAAGCGCGAAGTGACGTGCCCGCGCCCTGCGCGGGCACGTCGTGCGCAGATTTGGTGGGATCGAGCAGTTGCTGACGCGGAGCCGGTGCGACTTCGTGCGGTTGTATACAAGGATGGAGACTGGCCGCTTCCGGTGGATGACGGCGCTCAAAAGATACCCCGGATGCCACGCAGTTGGCGATGCCGCTGGACGGTATTGCTGGAGCCCAGGAGAGGGGCTAGGAGCGTGTCGGGGTAACGGGCAAGGAGCCGGATAATGGGCTCCTTGCAGCAGAGGTGGCGCTCCGCCCGTTTGGAACTGGCGGCGCCGCCACTACGCGGCGAGCTGCGCCCGATGGAGTTTCAGCTCAACAGGCAAGATGTGATGGGCCTCGACCCGATAGGGATGGGTCTCCGCCTTGAGCGTGATGGTGCCATCCTTGCGCTGGTCCAGGTACATCTTGCGAACGTTGGTCTCGCCATGACCTCCCTTGGCCCATGGCTCCAGGTTCTTCCCGTGCAGGGTATCCCGTAGCTTTTGGCCCTGGCGCGACACGTTCCCCGTTCCCTTTGGGTTGTACTCCGAGTCGAGGTCCTTCTCGTGTCCCTCGCAGTTGGACCACTTGCACTTCTTCTTGTCCGGGGCCTTTTCCTCGTCGGCCTGCTTCGCGGCAATCCCGGTGGCACCATCGAACTGATTGGGCATGGTGAGCCTCAACCCATGATGTTCTTCTTGTTGTGGAAGAGGGGGTCACCCATGCGACACACGTTCTTGCCTTCGAACTTCACGTCGAAGGAATAGAGCATGAATTCCGCCTCGCCCTTGGTCGAGCCACTCACGACGCCCCCTGCGGAACCGGCTTCGTCGCCCGCGGTGAGGCTGTACTTCGCGCCCTTGACCATTGGCATTTTTCCCTCGACCACGACGGATTTGGGGCCCTTCGCCGTATCGCTGGACTTGCCAATGTTCGGGTAGGGAATGGGGACGGGCCCGGAGGGCGTTGGCGTCTTGCATACGTCGGGGAAGACCGTGTTCATGCCTCCGCTTCCCTGATGCACCACGCCTCGGAAATTGACGAAGACCGAACTTGCCATTGGCGCTGCCCCTATGACGGCATGGGTTCACTGCTCACGAGGGTGGCGGCGCGCGGAGCAGTTTCTGAAGAACACCAAGCAAGGCATGGTCCGGGCAAGTGGCCTCTCTTCAGTCCGAGCGCCGCGAGTCCAACGAGGACCGGGCCAGTCGCCGCCCCGAGGTCTCCGAAGCAATCCGCGGGGTGCTCCATGCGCAGTTCCGGGTGCAGGACCTCTCGGTTGCGGATGAAGGCCACGCCCCATTCTTTTGCCCCGAAGCTCTCGCCGTTCAGGCTCGCGAACACGGTTCGAACCGGAAGGCCAGAGGCCCCCTCGACCGCGGCGCGGACTGCATCTGCCAGTCCATCGCCCAGGTATGGCTTTTCGCTATACCGATGTCCCTGTTCCTCTCCCAGGCCCGGAGATGACACATAGGCAATGGCCGTGGAGTTCGGGAGGGTTCTCTGCGAGGACAGCAAGAGAAACCCAGCGCCTTCGCCTGGCACGAAGCCATCCAAAACCTCCTCCGCATGAACCCGTCCCTCCTGGTCCAGCATACCGAGCACTCCGGCGTCCACATGGCTGTCGATGCCTCCAACCAGGACCGCGCGCGCCGTACGGGTCTGCAGCAAGGTGAGGGCGGGTGTCTGTGTGTGCAGGGTGTATGTTTTGTATTGGATGCTAATGTTTTGCTCTGCGGGACGGCGCCATCGGGCGCATGATGGTCATTCCTCCTGCGAGTCGGCAGAAAAGGTGAGCGTCTCGTGGACGGCCCGTGGTCTTACGGTGCCACGGGCCCCCGTCGTGCGTGGCACGACACGAGGCCTCATGAGGATGTTCGCACGGAGGTGCCGGATGGTGCCGAGCGAGCTGCACGGCACCATCGGCCGAAGTGTCTTCCGTCTGCTTAGAGCGACCGGCTGGCGATTTCCGCCAGCTCCGCGTCGGTCAGCACCAGGGGGTTGGCCTTCATGCTGCTGGCCCCCTTGGCCTTCGTCACCAGCGCGGGCACCTGGGCCTCCGTCAGCCCGTAGCGGCCCAGTCCCGGCACGCCCAGCGCCGCGCGCAGTTCGTCTACCCACGCGACGGCGTCCTCGGCCCGGGCATCGGCCCTTCCCGTCAGCAGCACCGCCAGCTCCTGCACCCGGGGCAGTGACGGATGCGTTGGCGCACGGGCCCGCAGCGCGCGCAGGTTGACGTCCAGCACCGCGGGCAGCAGTGCCGCGCACACCGCGCCGTGGGGCGCGTCGAACATGCCACCCACGGGCGCGGCGAAGCCGTGCACCGCGCCCAGGCCGGCATTGGCCAGACACAGGCCGCCGAAGAGACTGGCCAGGGCCAGGTCCTCGCGCGCGGGCGCATCCGCGCCGTCCAGCACCGCGCGCCGCAGCGAGCGGGCCGACCTTCGCAGTCCCTCGCGCGCCAGCGCGTCCGTCAGTGGGTTGGCGCGCGCGGAGAGGAAGGGCTCGATGAGCTGCGACAGCGCATCCATGCCACTGGACGCCAGCACCGCGGCGGGAGCCCCAGAGAGCAGGTCCGGGTCCACCAGCGCCACGCGCGGCAACATGTGCGGACTGCGCAGGCTGGCCTTCACCTTCGCGTCCTTCGAGCCAAGCACCGCGTTGCGCGTCACCTCGGAGCCGGTGCCGGCCGTGGTGGGGATGGCCATGAAGGGCAGGGACGGGCGGGTGAGCGGCTGGCCCCGGCCAATGACTTCCAGGTAGTCCAGCGGGTCGCCCCCATTGGCGGCGAGCGCGGCAATGGCCTTGCCCGCGTCCAGCGCGCTGCCTCCGCCCAGGGCCACCACCGCGTCACAGCCCGCTTCCGCGATGCGCGCGGTGCCTTCGCGGGCTCGCTCCACCGTGGGCTCGCCGTCCACGGAAAAGACAGTCACCCCCAGTCCCAGACGCTCCAACGCGTCCTGGAGGGGCCGTGCGCGTGTGGGATTGGCGCCGGTGACGAGCAGCACCCGGGAGCCCCCGAGGCCGCGAATGGCCTCTGGCGCTTCGGCCAGGCGGCCCGGGCCGAAGAGGACGCGGGTGGCGGTGGCGAACTCGAACGAGGAAGAGGCGCTCACGTCCGTCACCACCCGGCGTCGTCGGGGAAGCGGTTGGCGAACTTCCGACTGGTGCGGGGCTCCGCCATCATCGGCGCCACGGTGTCGCGCCAGGTGAGGTAGTGCGCCGTCTCCTTGTGCGCGGCGGGGGCCTGGGGCGTCCGGTACGCCTCTACCAGCACGAAGCGCGTGGGGTCCTCGGCGTCCTGCATGACGTCGAAGCGGGCAATGCCAGGCTCCTTCACGCTTTCGCGCGCATTGGCGAGCGTGGCCTGGTGGAAGGCGTCCACGTGCTCCGGCTTGACGTGGACCTGGACGTGAACGACGAGGAGGCTGTGGGACATGCCCCGGAAACTACTCCGGGCCGGGGCCGCGTGGGGATGCGGCCTCCGGCCCGGGAGGGGGCAGGGGTGTTGGCTGCCCGTCAGTGGCTACGGGGCCTTGAGGACCGTCGTCGGGCTGATGACGTCTTCCAGCTTGCGGGCCATGGTCCACCCGTCGTGGTAGACGATGCCCACGGGGCTGACGGTGTCATTCCGGTACAGGCCGACCTTCAGGTAGTTGAGCTGGCCCTTGTACTGGGTGGCGATGAAGCGCTTGGGCATCACGACCTTGCCGTTGAGGTACAGCTCCACGAAGCCCACCTTCGAGTCCGGCGACCACTTCACGTGGAAGATGAAGTCCAGCCAACGGCCGCGAACCAGCGGCGTGCGCCAGACGATGGTGCCCGGGTTGCCGCCGATGTTGAGGCGAATCTCCTCGCCGTAGACGTAGAACTCCACCGGCGGCGAACCCGAGTTGCCCTCGTGGTGCCACTGGGTGAAGAGCTGCCACGTCTTCGCGCTGGGAAAGCTCGAGTCGAACATGGTGCTGAAGCGGTAGTAGTACTCGGAGCCCGTGGCCTCGCGCGTCATGCGCACCAGCTCGTTGCGGTTGCCGCTCGCGTTGATGGGGTCGTCGCCCTTGCGAACGGTGGCCTTGAGGGCGTAGCGGCCCTGCCGCGCGGGCGAGCTCACCAGCGCCAACCGGTCCGCGCTCACCATCTGCGTGCTGCTCCACTGCGAGCGGCTGTTGGTCTCGAAGTCACCGACCCACACCACGCTGGCGCCGTTGCCCGGCTGGGGCTGCTCCGGGTCGGGGTTCGGCTCCGGGGTGGGGTCGGTGGGCGGCACCGTCGACGACGTGGACGAGCAGGCACGCGCCTCGGCGATGCTGGCCCACTCATTCAGGTTGTTGCCCTGGAACGTGACGCGGACGCGCCGCGTATTGATGGTGGAGAAGCTGTACGTCTCCGCGGCGGTCGTCTTGCCGCTGCTCTTGCCCGAATAGACCTGTGTATAGGTATATCCATCCGGTGAGACTGAGACGGAGAAATCATTCGCGCGGGTGTTGCCCTCATGCCACGCGACGGAGACGCCGGAAACCTTTTGGATGGAGCCCAAATCGTAGTCAATCCAGGAGCCCTTGCCGAGGCGGCTCCACCGGGTGCCCAGATTGGAATCCATGGTATTGGCCGGAACGTTTCCGTCATGGCCGTTGGAAATCACTGACCGGGCCGTCAGCTGGGTGCAGCCCGTCGTGGTCAGCGCCGCGGCACTGACCGCCTGGCTGTCGAGGGCATCGAATTCAATGGGGGACGCGTCGGATTCAGGGGAGACATCTTCCGGGGCGCCACAGCCCGTGCCGCTCATACCGAGCAGCGTTCCAACCAGCAGGAGGGTCTTCTTCATGGGGGCTCTCTGGGAACTAAAGACAGACGAAGGGTGAGTCCGCGCCGTGGGGGACGGGCGGGGTGCTTGGCTTTGCTAGGTGGGCTTCTCCAAGGTCACGGCGAGTGATTGCCGTGTCGAACGCTCAACGAGCATCCGCCAAAAGTATTTCGTATTCAACACGCGATTTCGCGCCTGCTTGCTCTCCAGGCGCCGGCCGGGGCGTACCTTGTTGCTGTTTCATCTGGCGTGATTGGAATTGTTTGTCATTGCGCGATGCGGGCAGTGGAAACGCGCTGGGCGTGAGGCTTTCGATGCACTGCGGGCCTGGGTGGGCGCCGGAGTGCACTGCGACGCGAGTCGGGGGTGTGCGGTGGGGAGCGAACAGTCCCACACCCCTGGCGGCCGGAGGCGCGAGGTGCGTGCCGGCGCTACAACACCCCGGGTCGTACTGGCGACGCGAAGGACCGGCGCTCGACTCACACAGCGTCATCCTTCAGGGAGGTGGCCATGAACCCGGCTTCGGGCTCGTGCGTTGCGTGTGGGGCGCGTTTCCTGGGAGGCGTACTGGCGTGTCCGCGGAGCGCGGCGGGGGTGCCCCGGGACGCGCCGGTCCGCCGATGGGCGCCAGGGTTGTGCCACCCGCCGCTGGTGGGCCGCGTCGCCGTGCTGAAGCGGCTGATGGGGCTGGCGGAGGACGTGCGGCGCGGGTTGGGACGGGCGGTGTGGTTGATGGGTGAAGCGGGGATGGGCAAGACGCGCGTCAAGGACGCCTTCGTGGAGCGCCTGGCCTCGGATGGCTTCGAAATCTGGGAAGGCAGTGGCCTGGCGTTGCCGGGCGCACCCGCGGGCATCTTCCGGGAGCTGCTGGACGCCACGCGGGCGCTCAGCCCTCCCGCCGGGACGGGCCGCGTGTCCAGCGCGGACGCGGAGCGAATCCAGCGCTTCCTGGAAGGCCGCGAGCGCCAGGGCATTCCGGCGAGCCTCGCCTCCGAGCGCACCGCCCTCTTCGACTCCCTGTGCCACGCGCTGATGCCCCACCGCCGTCCGCGCCTGCTGGTGCTGGAGGACTGGCAGCATGGGGACGCGCTCAGCCATGCGCTGGTGGAGGAGCTGGTGTCGCGGCTGTCGCACACGCCGTTGCTGTTGCTGGCGCTCCAACGCCCCAGCGGCACGGCGCCAGCGCCTCTCTCGGCGGAAGTCCTGACGGTGGGGCGGCTGGGGCCCGCCGAGTCCGCGGCGCTGCTGGAGGGCCGGTTGCGGAACCGGGGGACACTGACGCCCGCGGCCCGGGAGGCGCTGCTGCGCGGCAGTGCCGGACACCCGCTGCACCTGCTGCACGCGGTGACCCTGCACGAGGAGCAGCCGGAGCGGGAGGTGCCACTCACGGGCGAGGCGGCACATGCGGCGCGGCAGGCCTTGCTGCCCCCGGCACAGCGGGACGTGCTGCGGGCGGCGTCGGTGCTGGGCCCGTCGTTTCCCCGGGCGGTGCTGGTGGCGTTGGCGGGTGGGGTGGGGCCGCTGGCGCTGCTGGAGACGGGGGGCTGGCTGTGCTCCGTCGCGGGAGGCCGGTACACGTGGGCGGTGGAGCCCGCCCCGGGCGTAGATGAGCTGCCGGAGGCGGAGTTGCCCGCGGCACACCGGCGGGCCGCGGAAGCCTATGAGGCCCTTCCGGAGCCGCTGCGTCAACGCGCCAGTATGGAGTTGACGCGGCAATGGCTGTCAGCGGAGGAGTCCTCCCGGGCACTGCCTTGTCTGGTATCACTGGCGGGCTGGAACCTGGCGGCATTGGAGCCGGGGCCCGCCATGGCTGTGTATCGCTTCGCGTTGGGACTGGCGAACGCGCTCAAACCAGACGCAGCGCTGGAGTGGCGGCGGAGGCTCTGGGAATACATGGGCGACGCGCACCGGCTGGCGGGCGAGCCCGCGGAAGCGGACGCCGCGTGGCACACTGCGCGGACGCTGGATGATGAGGGATTGGCATCTCCCTCGGGGGACCGGGCCCGGCGTCTGTTCAAGCGGGCGTCGGTGGTGCTCGCGCTCGGCAGGTACGAGGAGGTGCTGGGGCTCGACAGGGAGGGGCGCCGGGACTGTCTGTCCGCGGCGCCGCTGATGTCCGTGTCGCTGGATGCGCTGTCCGCGCTGGCGCTGTCCGCGCTGGGCCGGTTCGAGGAGGCGCGCGCGAGGATTGTCCTGGCCCGTGAGCAGTTACAGGAGGCAGCCCAGGAAGACGGCCCCGCGCGGGCGGGTGTGGAGGCGCTGCTCCACCGGGCCCTGGGCGGCGTGCAGCTCGGGCTGGGATTCCCGGAGGCCGCGGCGTCCGAGTACGCCCAGGTCCTGCGCTGGAGCGAGCGCGCGGGGGACACGTGGGAACACTCCACCGCGTTGCTGAACCTGGGCGACGCGTATTCGCGGGCGGGAGACAGGGAGCGCGCGGCGCACTTCTTCCAGCTCGCGCTGGAGCTGGATTCACGCACGGGAGACCGCCGGGGCATGGCCTACACGCACCATGGACTGGCACTGCTGCACACGCGCGCGGGCGCACCTGAGCTGGCGAAGGAAGACGCGCTGAGAGGGCTTCAGCTGGCGTCCATGCTGGAGGACCGGCGCCTCCAGTCGTTGCTCCGGTGCGTGCTGGGGCGGGCCCAGTTGCAACTGGGCGAGCTGGAGGAGGCTGGACGTCAGCTCCAGCTCGCGGCGAGAGATGCCTCCGCCGCGGGAGCCCGCTTGGAGCTGCTTCAGGCGGAGGCGTGCCTGCGGGTGTTGGAGGCGCGGCGCTGAGTGTCCGGGGCCGGTGGGCCCGCGTGGAAGCGCTTGGGGCACGAGATGCACTCCTCGCTACCCACAGGGCCGCGAGGCATGAAATTGTTCATGCGTGATTGAAATCGAGACCATCGAGGCATTCGAGCGGCACCTCGCGGCGGGCGTCGGGTTCGCCAACGTCATCATCCAAGGGCTGGACCTGCGGCGGTACACCCAGGAGCTGGCCTCCGCCGAGCTCGTGGGCGCCGTCTTCCTGGGCTGTGAGCTGGAGAAGGATGCGCTGAAGGCCACCGTGGAGCACGGGGCCATGGTGTTCCCGCCCATCTCCGGCGTGCCCTATCAGCCCTACCGTGGCGCGCTGTATACGCCGGAGGAGCTGTACGCGGGCTTCGACCCGGCTCAGCCGGAGTCCTACGCGGACA from Myxococcus xanthus encodes the following:
- a CDS encoding antibiotic biosynthesis monooxygenase yields the protein MSHSLLVVHVQVHVKPEHVDAFHQATLANARESVKEPGIARFDVMQDAEDPTRFVLVEAYRTPQAPAAHKETAHYLTWRDTVAPMMAEPRTSRKFANRFPDDAGW
- a CDS encoding AAA family ATPase, which codes for MNPASGSCVACGARFLGGVLACPRSAAGVPRDAPVRRWAPGLCHPPLVGRVAVLKRLMGLAEDVRRGLGRAVWLMGEAGMGKTRVKDAFVERLASDGFEIWEGSGLALPGAPAGIFRELLDATRALSPPAGTGRVSSADAERIQRFLEGRERQGIPASLASERTALFDSLCHALMPHRRPRLLVLEDWQHGDALSHALVEELVSRLSHTPLLLLALQRPSGTAPAPLSAEVLTVGRLGPAESAALLEGRLRNRGTLTPAAREALLRGSAGHPLHLLHAVTLHEEQPEREVPLTGEAAHAARQALLPPAQRDVLRAASVLGPSFPRAVLVALAGGVGPLALLETGGWLCSVAGGRYTWAVEPAPGVDELPEAELPAAHRRAAEAYEALPEPLRQRASMELTRQWLSAEESSRALPCLVSLAGWNLAALEPGPAMAVYRFALGLANALKPDAALEWRRRLWEYMGDAHRLAGEPAEADAAWHTARTLDDEGLASPSGDRARRLFKRASVVLALGRYEEVLGLDREGRRDCLSAAPLMSVSLDALSALALSALGRFEEARARIVLAREQLQEAAQEDGPARAGVEALLHRALGGVQLGLGFPEAAASEYAQVLRWSERAGDTWEHSTALLNLGDAYSRAGDRERAAHFFQLALELDSRTGDRRGMAYTHHGLALLHTRAGAPELAKEDALRGLQLASMLEDRRLQSLLRCVLGRAQLQLGELEEAGRQLQLAARDASAAGARLELLQAEACLRVLEARR
- a CDS encoding heparin lyase I family protein is translated as MKKTLLLVGTLLGMSGTGCGAPEDVSPESDASPIEFDALDSQAVSAAALTTTGCTQLTARSVISNGHDGNVPANTMDSNLGTRWSRLGKGSWIDYDLGSIQKVSGVSVAWHEGNTRANDFSVSVSPDGYTYTQVYSGKSSGKTTAAETYSFSTINTRRVRVTFQGNNLNEWASIAEARACSSTSSTVPPTDPTPEPNPDPEQPQPGNGASVVWVGDFETNSRSQWSSTQMVSADRLALVSSPARQGRYALKATVRKGDDPINASGNRNELVRMTREATGSEYYYRFSTMFDSSFPSAKTWQLFTQWHHEGNSGSPPVEFYVYGEEIRLNIGGNPGTIVWRTPLVRGRWLDFIFHVKWSPDSKVGFVELYLNGKVVMPKRFIATQYKGQLNYLKVGLYRNDTVSPVGIVYHDGWTMARKLEDVISPTTVLKAP
- a CDS encoding DUF4150 domain-containing protein; translation: MNTVFPDVCKTPTPSGPVPIPYPNIGKSSDTAKGPKSVVVEGKMPMVKGAKYSLTAGDEAGSAGGVVSGSTKGEAEFMLYSFDVKFEGKNVCRMGDPLFHNKKNIMG
- a CDS encoding iron-containing alcohol dehydrogenase, with the translated sequence MVTDVSASSSFEFATATRVLFGPGRLAEAPEAIRGLGGSRVLLVTGANPTRARPLQDALERLGLGVTVFSVDGEPTVERAREGTARIAEAGCDAVVALGGGSALDAGKAIAALAANGGDPLDYLEVIGRGQPLTRPSLPFMAIPTTAGTGSEVTRNAVLGSKDAKVKASLRSPHMLPRVALVDPDLLSGAPAAVLASSGMDALSQLIEPFLSARANPLTDALAREGLRRSARSLRRAVLDGADAPAREDLALASLFGGLCLANAGLGAVHGFAAPVGGMFDAPHGAVCAALLPAVLDVNLRALRARAPTHPSLPRVQELAVLLTGRADARAEDAVAWVDELRAALGVPGLGRYGLTEAQVPALVTKAKGASSMKANPLVLTDAELAEIASRSL